A region from the Longimicrobium sp. genome encodes:
- a CDS encoding LEA type 2 family protein, translating into MRLAVRASFLTIMFAALSGCAGLGLEQVLQAPSFRVDSGQQAQLRLLPPSMDRPTGGAAVRLYARVSNPNPVGLTLTRLIGSLSLSGREAADVSFPLGVPMQANGETVIPIDIAIDFSDVPGLLDVARNALSGRGINYQLNGTIGVDAGLLGQPSFGPMRLLEGDLRVTR; encoded by the coding sequence ATGAGACTGGCAGTTCGAGCCTCGTTTCTCACCATCATGTTCGCCGCCCTGTCCGGATGCGCCGGGCTGGGCCTCGAGCAGGTGCTACAGGCCCCGTCCTTCCGCGTGGACAGCGGCCAGCAGGCGCAGCTCCGGCTGCTTCCGCCGTCGATGGACCGCCCCACCGGCGGCGCGGCCGTGCGGCTGTACGCGCGGGTGAGCAACCCCAACCCGGTGGGCCTCACGCTCACGCGGCTGATCGGCAGCCTGTCGCTCTCCGGCCGCGAGGCCGCCGACGTCAGCTTTCCGCTGGGCGTGCCCATGCAGGCGAATGGCGAAACGGTGATCCCCATCGACATCGCCATCGACTTCAGCGACGTCCCGGGCCTGCTGGACGTGGCCCGCAATGCGCTCTCCGGCCGCGGCATCAACTACCAGCTGAACGGCACCATCGGGGTGGATGCCGGGCTGCTGGGCCAGCCCAGCTTCGGCCCCATGCGGCTGCTCGAAGGCGACCTGCGCGTCACCCGCTGA
- a CDS encoding SURF1 family protein has translation MKFTVRGILAAVFVLLVAGVCVRLGLWQLDRLKERRARNEAVGTATAQRPLVLDATTAAAVTSDPDAYVWRRVRVQGRYAPTGAVVLRARAREGNPGVHIVAPLVLGDGRVVMVNRGWAPSPDAATIDRSALRPDTGEVTVTGVLLPVETRPDGGMPAGRVGDDTTYRRLDLAALRARAQGEVLPVHVQQLADGAVPDPPIPVPLPEMGEGNHLSYAVQWFSFAAIAVIGFGVVALRRRRT, from the coding sequence GTGAAGTTCACCGTGCGCGGCATTCTCGCCGCCGTATTCGTTTTGCTCGTCGCCGGCGTGTGCGTGCGACTGGGGCTGTGGCAGCTGGACCGGCTGAAGGAGCGGCGCGCCCGCAACGAGGCGGTGGGCACCGCGACTGCCCAGCGTCCGCTGGTGCTGGATGCCACCACGGCCGCCGCCGTCACGTCGGATCCTGACGCGTACGTCTGGCGCCGTGTGCGTGTGCAGGGCCGTTACGCGCCCACGGGCGCCGTCGTGCTGCGCGCCCGCGCCCGCGAGGGGAATCCGGGGGTGCACATCGTCGCGCCGCTGGTGCTGGGGGACGGGCGCGTGGTGATGGTGAACCGCGGCTGGGCGCCCTCGCCCGACGCGGCCACGATCGACCGCTCCGCGCTGCGGCCGGACACGGGTGAGGTCACCGTGACCGGGGTGCTGCTGCCGGTGGAGACGCGTCCCGACGGCGGGATGCCCGCAGGGCGCGTAGGCGACGATACCACGTACCGGCGGCTGGACCTGGCTGCCCTTCGCGCGAGGGCGCAGGGCGAGGTGCTGCCCGTGCACGTGCAGCAGCTGGCGGACGGCGCCGTGCCCGATCCTCCCATCCCCGTGCCGCTGCCGGAGATGGGCGAGGGGAACCACCTGAGCTACGCCGTGCAGTGGTTCAGCTTTGCGGCCATCGCCGTGATCGGATTCGGCGTCGTCGCCCTGCGGCGGAGGAGGACGTAG
- a CDS encoding DUF2383 domain-containing protein, with protein MDTDTTRPEVGTVPAATAEILDGLNDLLQLDHDAVGAYEIAMEKLKDRDHAAQIAGFLREHERHIRELNELISELGGQPKNHPHLTGPFKLALQSLAGLAGDRGLLTAFRHNELQVRAKYDTYAAKANFWPNNIKRIIDRAALDEERHYRWVSDVMAAMGLGAGEGPELDATNAAREHLMAHGSRMDQVRDTVSDVAGQARETVSEVAGQARETVSDVAEQARERAAVMAEQARTLAVHARVRAAELADQAREKVRASGVADSVAAGAGAVRSRVEAVMHPAPRADLYGGAALGDGDYRPPSTDPMTQLRDGVQTVAAGARGAGDQFEQRYNERPLQTLVIAGIAGFFIGRLLR; from the coding sequence GTGGACACCGATACGACACGCCCGGAGGTGGGAACCGTACCGGCGGCCACGGCCGAGATCCTGGACGGGTTGAACGACCTGCTCCAGCTCGACCATGATGCCGTCGGCGCGTACGAGATCGCGATGGAAAAGCTCAAGGACCGCGACCACGCGGCCCAGATCGCCGGGTTCCTGCGCGAGCACGAGCGGCACATCCGCGAGCTGAACGAGCTGATCTCGGAGCTGGGCGGCCAGCCGAAGAACCACCCGCACCTCACCGGGCCGTTCAAGCTGGCGTTGCAGAGCCTGGCCGGCCTGGCGGGCGACCGCGGCCTGCTCACGGCTTTCCGCCACAACGAGCTGCAGGTGCGCGCCAAGTACGACACGTACGCGGCCAAGGCCAACTTCTGGCCCAACAACATCAAGCGCATCATCGACCGGGCCGCGCTCGACGAAGAGCGGCACTACCGCTGGGTGTCGGACGTGATGGCGGCCATGGGGCTGGGCGCGGGCGAGGGCCCGGAGCTCGACGCGACCAACGCCGCCCGCGAGCACCTGATGGCGCACGGCTCGCGCATGGACCAGGTGCGCGACACCGTATCGGACGTGGCCGGGCAGGCGCGCGAGACCGTTTCGGAGGTGGCCGGGCAGGCGCGCGAGACCGTTTCGGACGTGGCGGAGCAGGCGCGTGAGCGTGCGGCCGTGATGGCCGAGCAGGCCCGCACCCTGGCGGTGCACGCCCGCGTGCGCGCGGCCGAGCTGGCCGACCAGGCGCGCGAGAAGGTACGCGCGTCGGGCGTGGCCGACTCGGTGGCGGCGGGCGCGGGCGCGGTGCGCAGCCGCGTGGAGGCCGTGATGCACCCGGCACCTCGCGCCGACCTGTACGGCGGGGCCGCGCTGGGCGACGGCGACTACCGCCCGCCCAGCACCGATCCCATGACGCAGCTGCGCGACGGCGTGCAGACGGTGGCGGCCGGCGCGCGCGGCGCCGGAGACCAGTTCGAACAGCGGTACAACGAGCGTCCGCTCCAGACGCTGGTGATCGCCGGAATCGCCGGCTTCTTCATTGGCCGGCTCCTTCGCTGA